In Nocardia sp. NBC_01327, the genomic stretch CCGTGACGCGGGCACTCGAATCCGCCGTCGGCGCTGATGATCTGGTCCATCCGGTATCGGGCTGGACCGATCTGGTACTTGGCGGTGAGCGCCCGACCCGTGTGGTCGACGGGCTGATCACCGGCTGGCATGCGCCCGGTGCGTCGCATCTGCATCTGCTCGAGGCGGTGGCCGGAGCCGAGGTGGTTCGGCAGGCGTATCGGGCCGCGCTCGACGGTGGTTATCTCTGGCACGAATTCGGCGATACGGCCCTGCTCCTGCGTAGCCGACCCGGCGCGAACGAGGGCCGCGCGGTGGCGTAGCCTTCCGTAATTCGCCCTTTGCGGCAGGCTCGCCCGGTGCCTGGAAAGAGCGGTCCGCGGTGGTGAAAACCCCGCTGTACCCAGCCAGGATACGAGCGTTTGTCCTGGTAGAGAACGTTCAGCGGCCCTGCGATGAACTCCGGGTGTGGTGTGCGTCGCGTTCACCGGACTGGCATCGAGCCGCCATCTGACCGTCGCTCCAGCGCATTCTGAGCCTCGTTTGATCAACCGTATGACCACCATGGCAGCGTCGAGCTCCAGCCGGCTCACACCCGCGTCATATGTCACTCCGGAGCCGCTGCGCACGTCGGGCCGCTCCCAGTACTCACTGGTTGTGTCCTCCGATGCGGAGCATCGCGAGGCCGCGCAGCGCCTGCGCTACCAGGTCTTCGCCAATGAGCCGGGATTCACCATCCCGGTCAACGAGAACGGCCTGGACGCAGACCGTTTCGACGACCACTGCGACCACCTGCTGGTGCGAGACGATCTCACCGATCAGTTCGTCGGCTGCTACCGGATGCTGCCGCCCGATAAGGTGACCGCCGCCGGCGGTTACTACACCGCCACCGAATTCGACCTCACCGCAATGGATCCCGCCGGGAACCGGATGGTCGAAATGGGTCGTGCCTGCGTGGTGCCCGATCACCGCAACGGTTCCACGCTGACCCTCATGTGGGCGGGCATCCTGCACTACATCCAGCTCACCGGCTACGAATGGATCATGGGCTGCGTTTCGGTGCCCATGCAGACCACTCCCGAGGAAGCGCCGGGCCGGAATGTGCGGGCCGTGCGTGATCAGCTGCTCGGCAAGTACGCGCTGGAGCCGGAACGCCATGTGCGCCCGTACAACCCGGTGGTCGTCGACGGTCTGACCCTCGACGAGCTGGACGCTCCGGCCCGCCCGAAGCTCCCGCCGCTCATGAGCGGCTACCTGCGCCTGGGTGCGCAGATCTGTGGCGAGCCCGCACACGATCCCGACTTCGCGGTCGCGGACTTCGTTGCGCTGCTGGGCCTTTCGACCATCAACACTCGCTACCTGGAGCGCCTGCAGGGCGCGGTGGCCACTCTCGAGCGGTGATGAATCATGATGCCTGCCTTCCTTTCCCCCGGCGTGGGTTCGCTGCCGTGTCCCCCGGCCGCACCCGCCGCCCACGCCTGGATGCCGTCCAGCCCCTGCGGCCCGGACTGCGTCGAAACCGCCCCTGAGGCCGGAAACCTCCTGGTCGCCGCCCGCGCCCTCGGCGTAGGTGCGGTGCTGGTGAGTTTTCCCGTCGCGCACCTGGCCACACCGCGTCGCTGGCGGACCGCCCTGCACAAGCGGTACGCCCGAACGCTGCTGCACTGCTGCGGAATTCGCCTGCGCATCGTCGACAATCGCGCCGGTGGCGCTGCCACCGGTGATTGCGCCGATTTGACCGGCGTACAGCAGAATTCGCTGTTCGCCGGACCTCGGTCCACGGGTTTGGGCACTGCGGAAGCGGCCGACGCCGAAGCGGCGCCACCAGTGGCCGGCGCTGAGATCGCGGTGCAGTCCGCGACAGCCCGTCAGGTGGAGTTCGCTACGCAGGCTGGGCCTGATTCGGCTGTGGCACAGGGTGATACCGCTGCGCCCGCGCCGCAGGGCCGCCTCATGGTGGCCGGGCATATCGGCTGGACCGATATCTTCGCACTGTCCGCCGTCGAGTCCATGGGTTTCGTGGCCCGTGCCGATATGGTCGATTGGCCGCTGGTCGGCGATATCGCGCGACTGGTGCGGGTGATCCCGATCGAGCGGGAGCGGCTGCGCGCCCTTCCCGGCGTTGTGAACCAGATTGCCGAGCGGCTGGCGGCAGGCGAGCGGGTCGGCCTCTTCCCGGAAGGCACCACCTGGTGCGGCCGTGCCCGTGGTCGCCTGCGCCCCGCGCTCTTCCAGGCCGCCATCGACACCGGCACCCCGGTGCAGCCGATCCGGCTGCGCTACCTGGACGCGCACGGCCAGGTGTCCACTGTCCCGGGTTTCGTGGGTGTGGACACCATGGGCGATTCGGTTCGCCGCGTGCTGCGTTCGCGCGGCATCGTCGCGGAGATCGTGCTGCAACCGCTCGAACTCCCCGGCACCGACCGCCGTGACCTGGCCCGCCGCTGTGAGCGTGCCATTCACGGTGACGCCGTGGACCGCGCCTTCGCCGGCATCGTCCGCCGCGCCGAAGAGGGCGCCGTCCTGCTGGATTCGGAGCGGCACCCCGAACTCCATACCCAGGTAAAGCTCCCCGCCCGCGTGTGAATTCACGTCGATAGCGCCGATCCGCCGTCTTCCCCCGGCGGGTCGGCGCTGTTGTTTTCCAGCAGCCGCTCTAGTCCGGCTGCTGAATCAGCTTCGCGTGCAAGGCTTTGAGGGTCCGCAGGGTGGCCTCCACATCCGCCTCCGGCAGATCCCCGAACCCGTCGACCTCGGACTGCTCGATCAGCGTCTTCGCCCGCGCGAGTAGGTCTTTGCCCGCCGCCGTGAGGGTCAGGGTGTGCTGGCGGCGGGACTGTTCGGAGACCTCCACCTGAATCCAGCCCGCCTGCCTGGCGATATCGATATGCCTGCTCACCGCGCTTTTGGCAATGCCGAGGCGGTCGGCGAGGAGCTGCTGGGAGGGCACGTTCGGCCCGGCTTCGAAGAGCCGCAGAAGTGTGAACTGCCGCAGGCTGATACCCAGCTCGGTGCGGAACATCGCCTCGCCGCGCTTATCGATCAGGGCCACGGTCTGGTGGATGTAGAAGCCGAATTCGCTGTACAGATCGGTCGGCTTCGGCATGCCCGCAGTGTATTCGATCGGCGTTCGAAAGTGAACTGTTCACATGTGAACGATTCTGCGCTACGCTTCTTTCCGGAGCTACTCCCAGGAAGGACTTTGAGATGAGCAATGAGATTCAGACCGCCGGCCGGGCGCGCAACGGTGCGGTATCGATCGCCTACGAGGTCTTCGGGCCCGCCACCGGTGAGCCGATGCTGCTGCTCATGGGCACCGGTATGCAGATGCTCGTGTGGAACGAGGACTTCTGCAATGACCTGGTGCGCGACGGGTTTCAGGTGATTCGCATGGACAACCGTGACGTCGGGCTGTCCACGCACCTTGCCGACGCGGGGGAGCCGGGAATGTTCGACATGATCCTGCGGCCGAAGGCGGCGGCGTCCTATTCACTCGCGGATATGGCCGCCGATGCGGTGGCGGTAC encodes the following:
- a CDS encoding GNAT family N-acetyltransferase, giving the protein MTTMAASSSSRLTPASYVTPEPLRTSGRSQYSLVVSSDAEHREAAQRLRYQVFANEPGFTIPVNENGLDADRFDDHCDHLLVRDDLTDQFVGCYRMLPPDKVTAAGGYYTATEFDLTAMDPAGNRMVEMGRACVVPDHRNGSTLTLMWAGILHYIQLTGYEWIMGCVSVPMQTTPEEAPGRNVRAVRDQLLGKYALEPERHVRPYNPVVVDGLTLDELDAPARPKLPPLMSGYLRLGAQICGEPAHDPDFAVADFVALLGLSTINTRYLERLQGAVATLER
- a CDS encoding lysophospholipid acyltransferase family protein, which gives rise to MPAFLSPGVGSLPCPPAAPAAHAWMPSSPCGPDCVETAPEAGNLLVAARALGVGAVLVSFPVAHLATPRRWRTALHKRYARTLLHCCGIRLRIVDNRAGGAATGDCADLTGVQQNSLFAGPRSTGLGTAEAADAEAAPPVAGAEIAVQSATARQVEFATQAGPDSAVAQGDTAAPAPQGRLMVAGHIGWTDIFALSAVESMGFVARADMVDWPLVGDIARLVRVIPIERERLRALPGVVNQIAERLAAGERVGLFPEGTTWCGRARGRLRPALFQAAIDTGTPVQPIRLRYLDAHGQVSTVPGFVGVDTMGDSVRRVLRSRGIVAEIVLQPLELPGTDRRDLARRCERAIHGDAVDRAFAGIVRRAEEGAVLLDSERHPELHTQVKLPARV
- a CDS encoding MarR family winged helix-turn-helix transcriptional regulator, producing the protein MPKPTDLYSEFGFYIHQTVALIDKRGEAMFRTELGISLRQFTLLRLFEAGPNVPSQQLLADRLGIAKSAVSRHIDIARQAGWIQVEVSEQSRRQHTLTLTAAGKDLLARAKTLIEQSEVDGFGDLPEADVEATLRTLKALHAKLIQQPD